In the genome of Colletotrichum lupini chromosome 8, complete sequence, one region contains:
- a CDS encoding voltage gated chloride channel, whose product MQIQSNGVHVTYRASQTPGTTLIGTSGPSPRLLDRREHEHGADATMTSRSTSFSHSPHRPPRPSISSRISFAVSTAEQSEHDDEAAGAPPASHQQQQIEDEIAEIKRYEDFTTIDWVQDAAREQARKKLRRRRRAGMLDTGQAAGWRYRLRESYDAAQGWLVVTLIGIAIGLNAAFLNIITEWLSDIKMGHCTTAFYLNENFCCWGEDNGCDEWYPWTGFGPANYVIYIVVGALFAFTSATLVKSFAPYAAGSGISEIKCIIAGFVMKGFLGFWTLLIKSVCLPLAIASGLSVGKEGPSVHYAVCTGNVISRLFEKYRRNASKTREILSACAAAGVAVAFGSPIGGVLFSLEEMSNYFPLKTLWRSYFCALVATAVLAAMNPFRTGQLVMFQVHYDRSWHFFEVVFYIILGIFGGLYGAFVMKWNLRAQAFRKKYLSKYAIAEATILAAGTAIICYPNVFLRIDMTESMEILFLECEGAEDYHGLCEPDKRLSNILSLALATILRILLVIISYGCKVPAGIFVPSMAIGASFGRTVGIIVQAIHEANPTSAFFAACKPDEPCITPGTYAFLGAAAALSGIMHITVSVVVIMFELTGALTYILPTMIVVGVTKIVSETFGKGGIADRMIWFSGFPFLDNKEEHNFGVPVSEVMRKELTSLPVSGMEFSELEKLLKEDKYQGFPIVEDTTSKILVGYIGRTELRYAIDRVRRERPINPEARCTFSPPPASLNATTPLTPTVTVNLDPMSTMSVDFSRYIDTTPVTAHPRLPLETVMELFRKIGPRVVLVEYHGRLSGLVTVKDCLKYQFTAEHAENPRDDSAFAESQEKLWSAMRRAAGWVSDKVTTASGGRIQPLSFEERRGMGGGSRGGGGGNNGSGSGGGRPAGAQILDGDEDDVDDGVLELENR is encoded by the exons ATGCAAATCCAGTCTAATGGGGTGCATGTAA CGTACCGGGCGAG CCAAACTCCGGGGACGACACTCATTGGGACGTCCGGCCCTTCACCACGACTCCTCGACCGCCGCGAACATGAGCACGGCGCGGATGCGACAATGACTTCCCGAAGCACATCCTTCTCGCACAGCCCGCACCGGCCCCCGCGCCCTTCCATCAGCTCGAGGATCTCCTTTGCCGTCTCGACCGCCGAACAGAGCGAGCACGATGACGAGGCCGCCGGCGCCCCGCCCGCGAGtcatcagcagcagcagatcGAGGACGAGATCGCCGAGATCAAGCGCTACGAGGACTTCACCACCATAGACTGGGTACAAGATGCCGCCAGGGAGCAGGCGCGCAAGAAGCTGCGTCGACGGCGGCGCGCCGGCATGCTCGACACAGGTCAGGCGGCGGGCTGGAGGTATCGTCTGCGAGAGTCCTACGACGCTGCGCAGGGCTGGCTCGTCGTCACGCTGATTGGTATCGCCATTGGACTCAACGCTGCGTTCCTGAACATCATTACGGAGTGGTTGTCCGATATAAAAATGGGGCACTGCACAACGGCTTTCTACCTGAACGAGAACTTTTGCTGCTGGGGAGAGGACAATGGATGCGACGAGTGGTATCCCTGGACGGGGTTTGGCCCAGCCAACTACGTTATCTACATTGTCGTTGGCGCCCTCTTCGCCTTCACGTCGGCCACTCTGGTCAAGTCGTTTGCACCGTACGCCGCGGGATCGGGTATCTCGGAGATCAAGTGCATCATTGCGGGCTTCGTCATGAAGGGATTCTTGGGATTCTGGACGCTCTTGATCAAGTCCGTCTGTCTGCCCCTGGCCATCGCCTCTGGTCTGTCCGTCGGCAAGGAGGGTCCCAGTGTACACTACGCCGTGTGTACCGGAAACGTTATTTCTCGCTTATTCGAGAAGTACCGACGCAACGCCTCCAAAACGAGAGAGATACTGAGCGCCTGCGCCGCTGCTGGTGTCGCCGTCGCGTTCGGTAGTCCAATTGGCGGAGTGCTTTTCTCTCTGGAAGAGATGTCTAACTACTTTCCCCTCAAGACGTTGTGGCGCAGCTACTTCTGCGCTCTTGTGGCGACGGCTGTGCTTGCGGCCATGAACCCCTTCAGGACGGGACAGCTCGTCATGTTCCAGGTCCACTACGATCGCTCGTGGCACTTCTTCGAGGTTGTCTTTTACATCATCTTGGGCATCTTTGGCGGTCTATACGGCGCCTTTGTGATGAAGTGGAATCTGCGGGCTCAGGCATTCAGGAAGAAGTACCTTTCAAAGTACGCCATCGCGGAGGCAACGATTCTCGCGGCCGGCACTGCCATCATCTGCTATCCCAACGTCTTTTTGAGGATTGATATGACCGAGAGCATGGAAATCCTGTTCCTCGAATGCGAAGGAGCTGAGGACTACCACGGCCTCTGCGAACCAGACAAGAGACTGTCCAATATCTTGTCACTGGCTCTGGCTACGATCCTCAGAATCCTGCTGGTCATCATCTCGTACGGCTGCAAAGTCCCAGCTGGTATCTTCGTTCCGTCCATGGCCATCGGGGCTTCATTTGGGCGGACAGTGGGTATTATTGTTCAGGCCATTCACGAAGCCAATCCTACGAGTGCTTTCTTCGCAGCCTGCAAGCCGGACGAACCATGTATCACACCGGGCACGTACGCATTCCTTGGCGCTGCTGCCGCGTTGAGTGGTATCATGCACATTACCGTATCTGTCGTTGTCATCATGTTTGAGCTCACCGGCGCCTTGACGTACATTCTACCCACCATGATCGTGGTGGGTGTGACCAAGATCGTCAGCGAAACGTTCGGCAAGGGCGGCATTGCGGACAGGATGATCTGGTTCAGCGGGTTCCCCTTCTTAGACAACAAGGAAGAGCACAACTTTGGCGTCCCCGTTTCGGAAGTGATGCGAAAGGAGCTTACATCTTTGCCCGTGAGCGGCATGGAATTCTCCGAGCTTGAGAAGCTTCTTAAGGAGGACAAGTACCAGGGCTTCCCCATCGTCGAGGACACAACTTCAAAGATCCTCGTCGGCTACATCGGCCGCACCGAGCTGCGCTACGCCATTGACCGCGTACGGCGAGAGAGACCCATCAACCCGGAGGCCCGATGCACCTTCTCGCCTCCGCCGGCGTCACTTAACGCAACTACTCCACTTACGCCGACTGTGACGGTCAACCTGGACCCGATGTCGACCATGTCGGTTGACTTCAGTCGCTACATCGATACCACGCCCGTCACAGCGCATCCGCGCCTACCACTTGAGACCGTCATGGAACTGTTCCGTAAAATCGGCCCACGAGTCGTGCTCGTCGAGTACCACGGCCGCCTGTCGGGTCTGGTGACGGTCAAGGACTGCCTCAAGTACCAGTTCACAGCCGAGCACGCTGAGAATCCGCGCGATGATTCTGCCTTTGCGGAGAGCCAGGAGAAGCTGTGGAGTGCGATGCGGCGTGCGGCTGGGTGGGTTTCTGACAAGGTGACAACGGCTTCCGGCGGGAGAATCCAACCCTTGTCGTTTGAAGAGCGACGAGGTATGGGCGGTGGAAGcagaggtggtggtggtggtaacAACGGCAGCGGAAGCGGTGGTGGAAGGCCGGCTGGGGCGCAGATATTAGAcggcgacgaggacgacgTCGATGACGGCGTTTTGGAGCTCGAGAACCGGTAA